In a genomic window of Candidatus Gorgyraea atricola:
- a CDS encoding SPASM domain-containing protein: protein MFKKFLRNLLFSGKNRLKSGEKERLMAITEDRITKLAVEVTNICNANCIFCGYRHQKRKKYILSNEQFRYFLDKYVEYGGGELKFTPIVGDPLVDKNLIDKIKMARRERCIGHMYLFTNLIGLNNFNITDFLLSGINRVYVSTCIGNKKMYKRVFGVDCYDVVISNIEKLLKENNKLGKPVKIVITSRGERPYRGIYGSSDYKRIVGLYGANIEILEEYGNWTGDVTENELPRGHSFRKIKNRIEPCSQLYNGFIILANGDAGICWCTDLEANLIIGNVYKESLDDIWRGEKLKSMRENWLKGDMPPICRNCHIYTPVSVFLSCNRKKINNTKESFQYAGK, encoded by the coding sequence ATGTTCAAGAAATTTTTAAGAAATTTATTATTTTCCGGGAAGAACAGGTTAAAAAGCGGAGAAAAAGAAAGGCTTATGGCAATTACGGAAGACCGCATTACGAAGCTTGCTGTGGAGGTTACCAATATCTGCAACGCGAACTGCATTTTTTGCGGTTATCGTCACCAGAAAAGAAAAAAATATATTTTATCAAACGAACAATTCAGGTATTTTTTGGATAAATATGTGGAATACGGGGGAGGAGAATTAAAATTTACCCCTATCGTGGGAGACCCTTTAGTTGATAAAAATTTAATAGATAAGATCAAGATGGCCAGGAGAGAAAGATGCATAGGGCATATGTATCTATTTACAAATCTGATAGGACTGAATAATTTTAATATCACTGATTTTCTGCTTTCAGGGATTAACAGGGTTTATGTCTCTACATGCATTGGTAATAAAAAAATGTATAAACGCGTATTCGGAGTAGACTGTTATGATGTCGTGATCAGTAATATAGAAAAACTGCTCAAAGAGAACAATAAGCTTGGAAAACCGGTAAAGATCGTTATCACATCAAGGGGGGAGAGGCCTTACAGGGGTATTTATGGAAGCAGCGATTATAAGCGTATAGTTGGTTTATATGGCGCCAATATTGAGATACTGGAGGAATATGGCAATTGGACAGGTGATGTCACTGAAAATGAACTTCCCAGGGGGCATTCCTTCAGAAAGATAAAAAACAGGATAGAGCCGTGCTCCCAACTATACAACGGATTTATTATATTGGCTAACGGGGATGCTGGCATCTGCTGGTGCACTGATCTGGAGGCCAACCTGATCATAGGCAATGTATATAAGGAGTCTCTGGATGATATATGGAGAGGCGAAAAATTGAAATCTATGAGGGAAAATTGGTTAAAAGGGGATATGCCTCCTATATGCAGGAATTGCCACATATATACCCCTGTGTCGGTTTTTTTATCTTGTAACAGGAAAAAGATAAATAATACTAAGGAGAGTTTTCAGTATGCAGGGAAATAA
- a CDS encoding ATP-binding protein: MQGNKKETIYCKRCILPDRYPEVNINDQGICNFCLAHSDHAVLGEGALAGLVNSLKKGNKYDCVVPISGGKDSSFILYYAVKKLNLKAVAVNYDSGVQSDLAIENMKNTCRILNVPLVFKKADRRLQMKRLETMLKLSERLGSFVLGCGGCVPVLQAATIGFANDNDIPIILDGGSSLEHVPVLRNKIKKSKLKSIVKRLKDRIESIVRYKLYDLDFVKYIYLFKYKKYNKQLNEHMGVSKTVRPPLGYTDPIVSRNTTIIRFSNYIMLPEMEIVRIIKEELNWKNPTGTDKRFDCLLHCLSDFDHLMKYGITSNGMVYSNIIRQGLMSREDALYKESYAKDNVFRDCALLAKKLKLDNYEMPSL; the protein is encoded by the coding sequence ATGCAGGGAAATAAGAAAGAAACCATATATTGCAAAAGATGTATTCTTCCTGACAGATATCCAGAGGTTAATATTAATGACCAAGGGATATGTAATTTTTGCCTGGCACATTCTGACCACGCAGTCTTAGGAGAGGGTGCATTGGCGGGATTGGTAAATTCTCTTAAGAAAGGCAATAAATATGACTGTGTAGTGCCAATAAGCGGGGGTAAGGATAGCTCGTTTATATTGTATTACGCGGTTAAAAAATTGAATCTTAAAGCTGTCGCGGTTAATTATGATTCAGGGGTGCAGTCCGATTTAGCCATAGAGAATATGAAAAACACCTGCAGGATACTCAATGTCCCCCTGGTCTTTAAAAAGGCGGATAGGAGACTACAGATGAAAAGGCTGGAGACCATGCTGAAACTATCAGAGCGGCTTGGTTCTTTTGTCCTTGGATGCGGAGGATGTGTTCCAGTATTGCAGGCAGCGACTATAGGCTTTGCAAATGATAATGATATACCTATTATTTTAGACGGGGGATCATCTTTGGAGCATGTCCCTGTATTGAGAAATAAAATAAAAAAATCAAAGTTAAAATCAATCGTAAAGAGATTAAAAGACAGGATAGAATCTATAGTGAGATATAAGCTGTATGATTTGGATTTTGTTAAGTATATATATTTATTTAAATATAAAAAATATAATAAACAGCTTAATGAGCATATGGGTGTTTCCAAGACCGTAAGGCCGCCCCTTGGATATACAGATCCGATTGTCTCCAGGAACACCACTATTATACGTTTTTCGAATTATATAATGCTGCCTGAGATGGAGATCGTCAGGATTATAAAAGAAGAATTGAATTGGAAAAATCCGACAGGGACAGATAAAAGATTTGATTGTCTGCTACATTGCTTGTCTGACTTTGATCATTTGATGAAATACGGTATAACAAGCAATGGCATGGTTTATTCTAATATTATACGACAGGGGCTGATGAGCAGGGAAGATGCCCTTTATAAAGAAAGTTACGCAAAGGATAATGTTTTTAGAGACTGCGCCTTATTAGCTAAAAAACTTAAATTGGATAATTACGAAATGCCGTCTTTATGA
- a CDS encoding methyltransferase domain-containing protein, with protein sequence MKRNVNVYTSREDKPEYLLKIFPDLFLSSDSLLDVGCDKKQLKKILLPKTSYAGIDITGMPDIIFDLDSGKSLPFEDKKFDLVFCSEVLEHLENIHFIFDELCRVSNKYVLISLPNAMTGISAYLRGNIYSDTLEKNKMFGKYIKFYGLPLDKPLDRHRWFFNTEEALEFVRYRAEKNDCKIEQILYSADLSDIQPSISQKILTWFNRKKLLNSFNHMTWFLIKKG encoded by the coding sequence ATGAAAAGAAACGTTAACGTATATACATCAAGAGAAGATAAACCTGAGTATCTTTTGAAGATATTTCCTGATTTATTTTTATCATCAGATAGTTTATTGGATGTGGGTTGTGATAAAAAGCAGTTAAAGAAAATTTTGTTACCGAAGACATCTTATGCCGGCATAGATATAACAGGGATGCCGGATATCATATTTGATCTGGATAGTGGGAAAAGCCTGCCTTTTGAAGACAAAAAATTTGATCTAGTTTTTTGTTCAGAAGTGCTGGAGCATCTTGAAAATATACATTTTATTTTTGATGAATTATGCAGAGTTTCAAATAAATATGTACTTATAAGCCTGCCTAATGCTATGACAGGGATTTCCGCTTATTTACGCGGCAACATTTATTCTGATACTTTAGAGAAAAATAAGATGTTCGGCAAATACATTAAATTTTACGGCTTGCCTCTGGATAAGCCCCTTGACAGACATAGGTGGTTTTTCAATACAGAGGAGGCGCTAGAATTCGTAAGATACAGAGCGGAGAAGAACGACTGTAAAATAGAACAAATACTTTATTCAGCGGATCTGAGCGATATACAGCCTAGTATTTCTCAAAAGATATTAACTTGGTTCAATAGGAAGAAGTTGCTTAATTCTTTTAATCATATGACTTGGTTTTTGATTAAAAAGGGTTAA
- a CDS encoding class I SAM-dependent methyltransferase translates to MKKTIFQIIYDFICMPFRLVLLPDSICERLGLTSLRQERVFNVLPHVKGRLIDIGCGDNMLVNIYSNGLGVDNRDLGKGAVIIKNVANLPFEDHTFDTVTFVASLNHIVSRKEALSEARRLLKPDGRLIVTMIGPIIGAIAHLLWWYSEDKHRGGMKNGEVGGMTTKEILRLCLGAGFQLKEHQRIVYKMNNIYIFELKNA, encoded by the coding sequence ATGAAAAAGACTATTTTTCAAATAATATATGATTTTATATGCATGCCGTTTCGTTTAGTCCTTTTGCCGGACAGTATCTGCGAAAGGCTTGGCTTGACATCATTGCGGCAGGAACGCGTATTTAATGTATTGCCGCATGTCAAAGGCAGGCTGATTGATATAGGATGCGGAGATAATATGCTGGTAAATATCTATTCTAATGGCTTAGGCGTTGATAACCGAGATTTAGGAAAAGGAGCTGTTATAATAAAGAATGTTGCCAATTTACCCTTCGAAGATCATACCTTTGATACAGTGACTTTTGTGGCTTCTTTGAATCATATAGTTTCCAGAAAAGAGGCCTTGAGTGAGGCAAGGCGTTTATTGAAGCCGGACGGAAGACTTATTGTAACAATGATAGGGCCTATAATAGGAGCAATAGCGCATTTATTATGGTGGTATAGTGAAGATAAGCATCGAGGGGGCATGAAGAATGGAGAGGTAGGAGGCATGACTACCAAAGAGATACTGCGTTTATGTCTTGGGGCCGGATTCCAATTAAAAGAACATCAGAGGATCGTATACAAGATGAACAACATATATATCTTCGAATTGAAAAACGCGTAG
- a CDS encoding class I SAM-dependent methyltransferase → MSRVSEKTIRDFGDQWKQHEENSGYYASRELFKDIISPLLRIEDLKGARVAEIGSGTGRIVNILLESGVSHVFAIEPSESFNILRQNVSDPDKVTCLKIKGKDLQAYGDLDFVFCIGSIHHMPDPKPVVDAAYNALRKGGRMIMWLYGYEGIEIYVNVIKTMRFITTRIPDTALRIIVRMIDIPLIVYMHLCARFKLPFAEYSKVLMKLEPRHRRLTIFDQLNPDYAKYYRYEEALNLLSGKFRDIKIKNRRNYSWTVIGTK, encoded by the coding sequence ATGTCGCGTGTATCGGAAAAGACAATCAGGGATTTTGGAGATCAATGGAAACAACATGAAGAGAATAGTGGCTATTACGCATCCAGGGAGCTTTTTAAAGACATCATATCCCCTTTATTGAGGATTGAGGATTTAAAAGGGGCTAGGGTAGCTGAGATAGGCAGCGGCACAGGGCGTATCGTCAATATCCTGCTGGAATCGGGTGTCAGTCATGTGTTTGCGATAGAGCCGTCCGAGTCATTTAATATATTAAGACAGAACGTCTCGGATCCGGATAAGGTGACTTGTCTTAAAATAAAAGGCAAAGACCTGCAGGCTTATGGAGATTTGGATTTTGTTTTCTGTATAGGCAGCATACATCACATGCCGGATCCGAAACCTGTTGTTGATGCTGCTTATAATGCCTTGCGCAAAGGAGGCCGTATGATTATGTGGTTATACGGATATGAAGGCATAGAGATATACGTAAATGTCATAAAAACCATGCGTTTCATCACGACCCGTATTCCTGACACAGCCCTCAGGATCATTGTAAGGATGATAGACATACCTTTAATAGTATATATGCATCTATGCGCCAGGTTTAAACTGCCATTTGCCGAGTATTCCAAGGTATTAATGAAGCTGGAGCCGCGACATCGCAGGCTTACTATTTTTGATCAACTGAACCCTGATTATGCTAAATATTACAGATATGAAGAGGCGCTGAATCTTTTATCAGGCAAGTTTCGGGATATAAAAATCAAGAACCGCAGGAATTACAGCTGGACGGTGATCGGGACAAAATGA
- a CDS encoding glycosyltransferase family 4 protein, with amino-acid sequence MNITLLFTYNISLEEWSYKGLIDRELLIYHRFIDKGHKVNFITYGGTDDLRHQEKTKDIRIFPVYERAKRSRCEAVNILKSLFIPFKFRDVFKNTDIIKINQMQGAWVGLIAKYIYHKKLVVRCGFEWYRNAYIRRKKTFAVFKNGLVYILEWLVYKLCDEIIISNETDAEFIKSNFNIRKSKVHLIRNYVDTAIFKPLNSVKKEGNRLLYIGRFEPRKNILNILKAVKDTLYALDIIGYGEEKDLLNNFVRDNSLNVVFLDILPNNKLPTLLNKYNALILASLYENSPKVILEAMSCGVPVIGADVSGIRELIRHRENGFLCDTDPSSIRAAVDSVMRDPVLRNNMAESARRYIMENCDIEIILEKEQGIYNSLTN; translated from the coding sequence ATGAATATAACGCTGCTTTTTACGTATAATATTTCTCTGGAGGAATGGAGTTATAAGGGCCTGATTGACAGGGAGCTTTTAATCTATCATCGTTTTATAGATAAGGGTCATAAGGTGAATTTTATCACTTACGGCGGGACAGATGACTTGAGACATCAAGAAAAGACAAAAGATATAAGGATATTTCCTGTCTATGAAAGGGCAAAAAGGTCCAGATGCGAAGCGGTTAATATATTGAAATCCCTTTTTATCCCCTTTAAATTCAGGGATGTTTTTAAAAATACAGATATTATAAAAATAAACCAGATGCAGGGGGCATGGGTAGGCCTTATCGCAAAATATATTTACCATAAAAAATTAGTGGTACGCTGCGGTTTTGAGTGGTACAGGAATGCTTATATACGCAGGAAAAAAACCTTTGCCGTATTCAAAAATGGTCTTGTGTATATATTGGAATGGTTGGTCTATAAGTTATGCGACGAGATTATCATATCTAATGAAACAGACGCAGAATTTATTAAAAGTAACTTTAATATAAGAAAGTCAAAGGTGCACTTGATAAGGAATTACGTGGATACAGCTATCTTTAAACCGCTGAATAGCGTTAAGAAAGAAGGCAATAGATTGCTGTATATAGGGAGATTTGAGCCGAGAAAAAATATATTAAACATATTAAAGGCTGTTAAGGATACGCTGTATGCCTTGGATATAATAGGCTATGGCGAAGAAAAGGATTTATTGAATAATTTTGTCAGAGATAATAGTCTAAACGTGGTATTTTTGGATATTCTCCCGAATAATAAACTCCCCACGTTGCTTAATAAATATAACGCATTGATATTAGCGTCGCTCTACGAGAACAGCCCAAAGGTGATCCTGGAGGCTATGTCTTGCGGTGTACCTGTCATAGGGGCAGATGTGTCCGGGATACGTGAATTAATAAGGCATAGGGAAAACGGATTCTTATGTGACACTGATCCATCTTCTATCAGGGCAGCTGTCGATTCTGTCATGCGAGATCCTGTGTTGCGGAATAATATGGCGGAATCAGCAAGAAGATATATAATGGAGAATTGCGATATAGAGATTATATTGGAAAAGGAGCAGGGCATATATAATAGCCTGACTAATTAA
- a CDS encoding methyltransferase domain-containing protein, whose translation MKKFLLDLLVCPHCKGELRLEGAEYAGKEIESGRLACSCGEVFSIKNSIPRFIRPENYADSFSFQWRYFSKTQLDSFNKTHISENRFREITDLSHKRLDNKVVLDAGCGMGRFLEIAAKSNAQVVGIDMSLAVDAAKANLKDFPNVHIVQASIFNMPFKRHSFDFIYSIGVLHNTPDPKKAFKSLTPFLSKNAGIAVWLGPKTKFPWFFTATRAVRSFTPNMKPVFLLKLVRSLVPLCLPLVRIPFIGPLLKGKIIPVCDYKNQLPLNNAQLLEWSVLDTFNILSPKYLHPCKPQEVKSWFLESGLRDIQITSPSVTGRAHS comes from the coding sequence ATGAAGAAATTCCTACTTGATTTATTGGTTTGCCCGCATTGTAAAGGAGAGCTGCGGCTCGAGGGGGCCGAGTATGCGGGCAAGGAAATAGAATCCGGCAGATTGGCATGTTCTTGCGGAGAGGTGTTCTCTATAAAAAACAGCATACCAAGGTTTATCAGGCCGGAAAATTATGCGGATAGCTTTAGTTTTCAGTGGAGGTATTTTTCAAAGACGCAATTGGATTCTTTTAATAAGACGCATATTTCAGAAAATAGATTCAGAGAAATAACAGATCTGTCTCATAAGAGGTTAGACAACAAGGTTGTTCTGGATGCGGGTTGCGGTATGGGCCGTTTCCTGGAGATAGCAGCTAAATCTAATGCTCAGGTAGTAGGAATTGATATGAGCCTGGCAGTGGATGCTGCAAAGGCTAATTTAAAGGACTTCCCAAATGTCCACATTGTGCAGGCAAGTATATTTAATATGCCTTTTAAACGGCATAGTTTTGATTTTATCTACAGTATAGGCGTTCTGCATAATACCCCGGATCCGAAAAAGGCCTTTAAGTCATTAACGCCTTTTTTGTCCAAGAATGCAGGCATAGCTGTATGGTTAGGCCCTAAGACTAAATTCCCGTGGTTTTTTACAGCGACGCGTGCGGTAAGGTCTTTTACTCCGAACATGAAGCCTGTATTTTTACTTAAGCTGGTCAGGTCCTTAGTGCCGTTGTGCCTGCCTTTAGTCAGGATCCCGTTTATCGGACCTTTACTTAAAGGTAAGATTATCCCAGTATGCGATTATAAGAATCAGCTCCCTTTGAATAATGCCCAGCTTCTGGAATGGAGCGTCCTTGATACATTTAATATTTTGTCTCCTAAATATCTGCACCCGTGTAAACCCCAGGAGGTTAAATCCTGGTTTCTTGAATCCGGGCTTCGTGATATACAGATAACTTCTCCGTCTGTTACGGGCCGGGCTCATTCATAA
- the asnB gene encoding asparagine synthase (glutamine-hydrolyzing): MCGICGIANISDISRKIEASHIRLMCDTLIHRGPDEDGAYIDNHVGLGIRRLRVIDLKTGSQPIFNENKSICVVNNGEIYNFKELRERLRAKGHVFSTNSDAEVIVHLYEEDENRFIENLDGMFAFALWDKRNRKLVVARDRLGVKPLYYTVSDSRLLFASEVKAIIGIEEISRDINMQALDYYLSLNYIPSPLTMFKDIYKLPPASFLTLHKGRVNISKYWDITYKKDSGNGVKKEGYYCEAILGLLEEAVKKRLVSDVPLGFFLSGGIDSSAIVALASRFNKPIKTFSIAFKEGSFDESRYARSVSERFGTEHHDFTVLPKIEDILEKVVWHMDEPCADSSAIPVYYLSKMAREQVTVALSGDGGDELFGGYHSYNAYKAARIYRKTPGFLKYAIKNAIKRIPVSYSKVSMDYMAKRFVDGVDLDPLRAHLWWTGSFSETEKDCLYSRNITGRLKGSGNFQIFRDHYEREGANDELTRLLYLDLKTYLSDDILVKVDRMSMANSLEVRSPFLDFKLAEFVSNIPVQFKIRGFEKKYILKKAVSKILPGSVVNRGKKGFSIPAGLWIRTHLKEMTMDLLNTGKIKEQGFFNPAFVSKLLDRHIRGEEDNGHRIWGLLVFSIWHETFIKRKVKV, from the coding sequence ATGTGCGGGATCTGTGGAATAGCTAATATATCGGATATCTCAAGAAAGATAGAAGCGTCTCATATCAGGCTGATGTGCGATACATTGATCCACAGGGGTCCGGATGAAGATGGCGCGTATATTGACAACCATGTCGGTTTGGGCATAAGGCGCCTGCGGGTTATAGATTTAAAAACCGGCAGCCAGCCGATATTTAATGAGAATAAGAGCATATGTGTAGTTAATAACGGAGAGATATATAATTTTAAAGAACTAAGGGAAAGGCTGCGCGCCAAAGGTCATGTCTTTTCTACAAATTCCGATGCAGAGGTCATAGTCCATTTATACGAGGAGGATGAAAATAGATTCATCGAGAATCTTGACGGCATGTTTGCCTTTGCCTTGTGGGATAAAAGGAACAGGAAGCTGGTAGTTGCGAGGGATAGGCTTGGGGTCAAGCCTTTGTATTATACGGTATCGGATTCAAGACTTTTATTCGCGTCTGAGGTAAAGGCAATCATCGGCATAGAGGAAATAAGTCGGGATATCAATATGCAGGCCTTGGATTATTATCTTTCGCTGAATTATATTCCTTCGCCATTGACCATGTTCAAAGACATCTATAAACTGCCTCCGGCCAGCTTTCTTACACTGCATAAAGGCAGGGTCAACATCTCTAAATACTGGGATATAACATATAAAAAGGATTCCGGCAATGGCGTAAAGAAAGAGGGGTATTATTGCGAGGCGATATTGGGACTACTGGAAGAGGCTGTTAAGAAGAGGCTGGTGAGCGATGTCCCTCTCGGATTCTTTTTAAGTGGCGGGATAGATTCAAGCGCTATTGTGGCGTTGGCGAGCCGTTTTAATAAACCGATCAAGACTTTCTCCATAGCTTTTAAGGAAGGGTCTTTTGATGAATCGCGTTACGCGAGATCAGTGTCTGAAAGGTTTGGTACAGAACATCATGATTTTACAGTTTTGCCTAAAATAGAAGATATATTAGAAAAGGTCGTGTGGCATATGGATGAGCCTTGCGCGGATTCTTCGGCGATCCCAGTATATTATTTGTCGAAAATGGCGCGCGAACAGGTTACAGTAGCCTTGTCAGGAGACGGAGGGGATGAATTATTCGGAGGATATCATTCTTACAATGCTTATAAAGCTGCAAGGATCTATAGAAAGACACCAGGTTTTCTTAAGTATGCCATTAAAAATGCCATAAAAAGAATACCTGTCTCATATTCGAAAGTGAGCATGGATTATATGGCTAAAAGGTTTGTAGATGGAGTCGATCTGGATCCGTTAAGAGCGCATCTTTGGTGGACAGGTTCATTCAGTGAAACAGAAAAAGACTGTTTATACTCTAGGAACATAACTGGCCGCTTAAAAGGCTCAGGTAATTTTCAAATATTCAGAGATCATTATGAAAGAGAAGGCGCGAATGATGAATTAACCAGGCTTCTTTACCTTGATTTAAAGACATATTTGAGTGATGATATCCTGGTAAAAGTAGACAGGATGAGCATGGCCAATTCTTTAGAAGTAAGGTCTCCTTTTCTGGATTTTAAATTAGCGGAGTTCGTATCTAATATCCCTGTCCAATTTAAAATACGCGGGTTTGAAAAAAAATATATATTAAAAAAAGCCGTTTCTAAGATCCTTCCTGGGTCAGTTGTCAATCGTGGCAAAAAAGGCTTTAGTATCCCGGCTGGCCTCTGGATCAGAACGCACCTGAAAGAAATGACCATGGATTTATTGAATACCGGAAAGATAAAAGAACAGGGATTTTTTAATCCGGCATTTGTATCAAAATTATTAGATAGGCATATCAGAGGAGAAGAGGATAATGGTCATCGCATCTGGGGATTGTTAGTTTTTTCTATATGGCATGAAACATTTATCAAAAGAAAGGTAAAGGTATAA
- a CDS encoding glycosyltransferase family 2 protein, protein MDMKKPYLSVIVPLFNEEHHIALLYNKLKEVISRSGIIYELIFIDDGSIDKTFDLVMELHKKDKDVRVIRFSKNFGQTLALSAGFDSANGEVIIAMDGDMQHDPEDIPLFLSKIEEGYDVVSGWRENRVDAFWSRRLPSMVANKIISWISGVKLHDFGTTFKAYKSHTIKNLDLFSELHRFIPALVSVQGISMTEVPIKNTARKHGKSKYNLFRVFKVLLDFVVVKYLISFINSPLKIFGSLGLFMSMAGIFIDIILIGLFLLGKIANVRDHGGLLLLSVLLVVVGVQFITVAVIAEISAKIYHEVKGRKGYAIKFRTD, encoded by the coding sequence ATGGATATGAAAAAACCTTATCTAAGCGTTATAGTGCCTCTTTTTAATGAAGAGCACCATATAGCATTGCTTTACAATAAGTTAAAGGAAGTCATTTCTAGATCAGGGATAATTTATGAATTAATATTTATAGATGATGGCAGCATAGACAAGACTTTTGATTTGGTCATGGAGTTACATAAAAAGGATAAGGATGTAAGGGTCATAAGGTTCTCTAAAAATTTCGGCCAGACGCTGGCATTGTCAGCCGGGTTTGATTCCGCGAACGGAGAAGTTATAATAGCTATGGATGGGGATATGCAGCACGACCCGGAGGATATACCTTTATTTTTAAGCAAAATAGAAGAAGGATACGATGTAGTCAGCGGATGGAGAGAAAACAGGGTAGATGCCTTTTGGTCAAGAAGGCTTCCGTCTATGGTAGCGAATAAAATAATCTCCTGGATCTCCGGGGTAAAATTGCATGATTTTGGGACAACATTCAAGGCTTATAAAAGCCATACTATAAAGAACTTGGATCTTTTCAGTGAATTACATAGGTTTATACCTGCTTTAGTCAGCGTACAGGGGATCTCTATGACAGAGGTGCCTATTAAAAACACAGCCAGGAAACACGGGAAATCTAAATATAACCTTTTTCGTGTTTTCAAGGTCCTGCTTGATTTTGTGGTTGTTAAATATCTGATCAGTTTTATTAATTCCCCTTTAAAGATATTCGGTTCTTTGGGCTTGTTCATGTCTATGGCAGGCATATTCATAGACATTATTTTAATCGGCCTGTTTCTCTTAGGAAAGATCGCCAATGTCAGGGATCACGGTGGGCTGCTGTTATTGTCGGTTCTATTGGTGGTAGTCGGAGTGCAATTTATAACAGTGGCTGTCATAGCGGAGATAAGCGCCAAGATCTACCATGAGGTAAAAGGCCGGAAGGGATATGCGATAAAATTTAGAACAGATTAA